The genome window TGCAGGGGGTGGTCGGAGACGTAGAGGCCGAGCATCTCGCGCTCGAAGGTGAGCTTGTCGTTCTTGTCCCATTCCGGCATGTCCGGGACCTCGATCCCGAACCCGGCGTCGCCGACGTCGCCCCCCTCGTCCTCCAGCAGGGAGAAGAAGTCGAACTGATTGTTGGCCTCCTGGCGCTTCTGCGCCACGGCGCCGTCCGTGGCCTCCTCGTGCACGGCCAGCATGGCCCTGCGGGCGTACCCGAGGGAGTCGAAGCCGCCGGCCTTGATGAGGGATTCGATGGTGCGCTTGTTGCACACCACGGCCGGGACCTTCTTGAAGAAGTCCTGGAACGAGGTGAATTTCCCCTTCTCCTCGCGGGCGGCGACGATCCCGGCCACGGCGTTGGCACCCACGTTGCGCACGGCGCCCATACCGAAGCGGATGTCCTTGCCCACCGAGGTGAAGTAGAGGCTGGACTCGTTGACGTCCGGCGGGAGCACTGAGATCCCCATGTGGCGGCACTCGTTGAGGTACATCGCCATCTTGTCCTTGTCATCACCCACGGAGGTGAGCAGGGCGGCCATGTACTCGGCCGGGTAGTGCGCCTTGAGGTACGCGGTCCAATAGGACACCAGCCCATAGGCCGCCGAGTGGGCCTTGTTGAAGGCGTAGTCGGAGAACGGCAGCAGGATGTCCCACAGAGCCTTGACGGCGGCCTCGGAGTAGCCGCGGTCGACCATGCCCTGGTGGAACCCGACGTACTGCTTGTCCAGCTCCGACTTCTTCTTCTTGCCCATGGCTCGGCGCAGGATGTCCGCCTGGCCGAGCGAGTACCCGGCGACCTTCTGCGCGATGGCCATGACCTGTTCCTGGTACACGATCAGGCCGTAGGTCGTGTCGAGGATGTCCTTGAGGGGCTCCTCCAGCTCCGGGTGGATCGGCGAGATCTCCTGCTGGCCGTTCTTGCGCAGCGCGTAGTTGGTGTGCGAGTTCGCGCCCATGGGCCCGGGGCGGTACAGCGCGATGGTGGCCGAGATGTCCTCGAAGTTGTCCGGCTTCATCATCTTCAGCAGGGAACGCATGGGCCCGCCGTCGAGCTGGAACACGCCCAGGGTGTCGCCTCGGGCCAGCAGCTCATAGGACGCCTTGTCGTCGAACGTCAGGGACTCCAGGTCCAGGGTGAAGTCCTGGTTCATCTGGATGTTCTCGATCGCGTCCGAGATGATCGTCAGGTTCCGCAGGCCGAGGAAGTCCATCTTGATCAGCCCCAGGCCCTCCGCCGTGGGGTAGTCGAACTGGGTGATCACCTGGCCGTCCTGCAGGCGGCGCATGATCGGGATGACGTCGATGATCGGCTCCGAGGACATGATCACGCCCGCGGCGTGCACGCCCCACTGCCGCTTCAGCCCCTCGACGCCCTTGGCGGTCTCGAAGACCTTGGCAGCGTCCGGATCCGTCGCGACGAGCTCGCGGAACTCACCGGCCTCGCCGTACCGCTGCGACTTCTTGTCCTCGATGTCCTTCAGCGGGATGTCCTTGGCCATGACGGCCGGTGGCAGCGCCTTCGTCAGGGACTCACCCATGGAGAAGGGGAAGCCCATCACGCGGGCAGAGTCCTTGAGGGCCTGTTTCGTCTTGATGGTGCCGTAGGTGACGATCATGGAGACGCGCTCGTCGCCGTATTTCTCCGTGACGTAGTCGATCACCTCGGAGCGGCGGCGATCATCGAAGTCCACGTCGAAGTCCGGCATGGACACGCGGTCCGGGTTGAGGAAGCGCTCGAAGATCAGTCCGTGTTCCAGCGGGTCGAGCTCGGTGATCTTCAGCGCGTAGGCGACCATGGAGCCGGCGCC of Citricoccus sp. K5 contains these proteins:
- the dnaE gene encoding DNA polymerase III subunit alpha → MTATTDMAQEAAATKKDGGFAHLHVHTEYSMLDGAAKLSELFDETKRLGMDSIAITDHGYLFGAFDFWKKATDAGVKPIIGLEAYLTPGQLHRSDKTKVRWGEQHQRGDDVSGGGAITHMTLLSKNNKGMHNLFRAGSIASLDSVYAKWPRIDRELLSTYSEGLIGTTGCPSGEIQTRLRLGQYNEAREAAAEFQDIFGRENFYCELMMHGLDIEKRVINDLLKLSKDLQIPLVASNDLHYTHEHDSKPHEALLAIQSGSNLLEPTYDQGGSRFALSGTEYYVKSPRQMRDLFSEFPEACDNTLLIAEQCEVSFDTEANYMPKFPCPPGEDETTWLTKEVATGLKFRYPNGVPSHVRKQADYELDVILSMGFPGYFLVVADFINWAKNNGIRVGPGRGSGAGSMVAYALKITELDPLEHGLIFERFLNPDRVSMPDFDVDFDDRRRSEVIDYVTEKYGDERVSMIVTYGTIKTKQALKDSARVMGFPFSMGESLTKALPPAVMAKDIPLKDIEDKKSQRYGEAGEFRELVATDPDAAKVFETAKGVEGLKRQWGVHAAGVIMSSEPIIDVIPIMRRLQDGQVITQFDYPTAEGLGLIKMDFLGLRNLTIISDAIENIQMNQDFTLDLESLTFDDKASYELLARGDTLGVFQLDGGPMRSLLKMMKPDNFEDISATIALYRPGPMGANSHTNYALRKNGQQEISPIHPELEEPLKDILDTTYGLIVYQEQVMAIAQKVAGYSLGQADILRRAMGKKKKSELDKQYVGFHQGMVDRGYSEAAVKALWDILLPFSDYAFNKAHSAAYGLVSYWTAYLKAHYPAEYMAALLTSVGDDKDKMAMYLNECRHMGISVLPPDVNESSLYFTSVGKDIRFGMGAVRNVGANAVAGIVAAREEKGKFTSFQDFFKKVPAVVCNKRTIESLIKAGGFDSLGYARRAMLAVHEEATDGAVAQKRQEANNQFDFFSLLEDEGGDVGDAGFGIEVPDMPEWDKNDKLTFEREMLGLYVSDHPLQGLDGVLAQHADISITHILSDDGPSDGAMVTIAGLITSLERRIAKSSGNAYARTEIEDLGASMDVMFFGKAYAPIATMLAQDLVVAVKGRVQRRDDGSISLSAQELTIPDLSDGHSGPVSLTMPGFKANETVVAALGDVLKTHPGTTEVRLKLTGARTMEVMQLGADFRVSPNPALFGDLKVLLGPACLE